The genomic window GTGAAGTTTAAAAAGTAGTGTTAAAATCTGCACTAGGAGCAAAATAAGcttcatttacaaaaaaaataggggggggggtctttttgtCACGCAAAAAAGGAACTTGCATGTTTTATGCCAACTGGTCATTTTGATAAAAGAAAATAGGCAGCAGGGAAATCAAAAGCTCTTCCCACCAAGAGCCATAGCAGCATTATTAAGTCACCTGACAGTAGTTAAAAACGAATGGAAATGAGAATTGGCAGGAAAAGTGCTCTGCTAGAGGTTGTAGCCCTCGTAGTATTTGTGATATGTAATATAAATATGGCACTTTTGTATATGCCAAAAGCTGGCAAGTTTGCATGTTAACTGACACAAAGCAAGTCACCTgtagccatttccccccagctaCTACTTGTGGTTTCTGAAAGTCACAACCTTCAGGCTAATCCTACTAATTCCAGCACCAGTCATTCCATTGACTATTCTATTTGTACATGCAATGCAGTTTTGACACACACATGGAGAATAAACCTTCTGCCCAGCAGAGTTTCCCCTCCTTCCTACAGACACACATACAATTTAAGACATGCTGCAAATCCCTCAGATGATATTACAACCAACATCCCTCCCCACCAAACACAGCAATATCCTGTTTGATCCTATTGTAGGCCAGAGGTTCTTTGTGTCCAATTTCCAGCAATGGACCCAGCAACAGACACTTTTTTTCCCTTGGACCCAATGAATTAAAGCGATCCACATCTGCTTTCCATACTTTCCCCAAAAAGAATTCAGGACGGCATTTTCAGAAATGCAGTGTTCATACAACTGGCCATAATCCCtagctctgttttcctttcctttacatTAAACAGATGCATTCCTTTAGCGTGTAAAATTCATATAGAGGTACTATCTTCCAAAAGCAAAGGAACTTTATTACAGCAATTCCATCACAGTAATGGTCAATACATTCAGTCCAGACATACAGCAGGATCCACACAATGTACCTTTAGTTTGCATTTGGTATTATTAATACGTTAACGTTAATGTTTGGGGTATTTCACACAACAGGAAAATGCAGTGTTTAAAAGAGCTGGTTTTCACATTCTGTATTGCCAAACACTACACACACCCTTTATTTTCAAAAGTGATTCAGCAGTTTCCCTATTGTAGTCTGATTTCCATCTTTACATTTGAGGGATGTTGATTTTTCCATTATCATTTGTTCCTTTAGCACGGGCTCCGCTTTAACACTTAGAAGGTCACCATTGTCAGTGTTCCTTTTGATAAACCTAGCACTGTTTGCTCGCTTGAGTGTGCCTCCACCACTTTCCCTCGGATAAGAATCGTCAGAGGCTGTTGTCATCTTCATCCTAGGAAGCCTCTGAGACAGAGACCTTGTGAGGGCTGGAGCTTTGGAAGGGGCTGGCAAATCCACCTTGGCGCATTTTGAGGAAGAGGCCACTGTATTCCTTGCAAAGCTCGGAACTGGAGCTGGTGTCTTGGGGACAGGGGCCGTTGTGCTTTTGCTGGCTTCTGTAGGGGATGGGGGTTTGGTCAAAGAGCGGCACATCTTTGTTTCGTCATTCTTCGACTTGGGGACGTACCTGACTGGTTTCGAACTTGGCTTTTTGAAGGAGCCCTTGTGCTGGAGTGGCTCTCTCTCAAAATGACCGCTACTTGAAGCTGCCGTCCCCCTCTGGAATTTTGGCTCCTCTACAGATGTGCTCTGCTTGTACTGAGGTTTTGGCGCTGCATCTATGGAGTTCCCCCGGATGGAGTTGCGACGCGAGAGTCGTGCTTCGGGTGCACCCATGTCTCGGGGTGCTGGCTTAGGATCTGGCTTTTTGGTACAGCTCGGGGGTGCTGCTTTAGTTGATCTGGAAATGGGCACGACTTTTCTCATGCTTGCATTCTCCGAAGAATTCAGCGTTCTGACTGATGGTCTGGGGTGGTTGAGAGGACCACTGCCAGGTTTTGCAGCACTTGAAGATTTATCTTTCAGGGAATTCCTCTTTGGCCCCGCTGCGTCTTTGCTTCTCACAGGTTTTTCCTTTGGCAGACCTGACTTGCTGCCAGAGTCATCCTTATCAGCAGAAAGCGAGTTCAGGCCCAAAACGGCATCACCACCAGCCTGAAGATCATTCCTAAAAGGGGCAATAGCACCGTCTTTGCTGTTCACTTTGTTGTTACCCCCAAGCCTTGGATCATTTCCTTCTGGCAGATCGAACATCAAAGAACAGTCAGAAGTCTCAGATGTATGGAACATTGGTCCATGTGCCTGAATTCCTGAAACACTACCATCTGAGGATGTGGGGCTATCATTGCCTGGTTCCAGAGTTTCAGGGGAATGACCTGCTACTTTGGCTGCATGGTCAGCTTTAGATTTTCTGAAGGCTGGTATAGGAGGAGCTACTATGCCAGGAGTGTATAAGCTTGAGTCACCCAGAGTCTCCAAACCTCTCACATCAGCCTCAAAATGAACTGAAGATAGGCCCTCCACATCATCTGGTTCATGGGGGTCAAGCTTCAGCAGCCCTGGAACTTGTTCATCTTCTTCAAGGGACAAGTCCCAGGGGGCTGCATCTGTGGCTTTCGTACAAGGCACATCAAATCTATACTTGTCATTGCCAGCACTCTCTTGGTCGCTGTAGAGATTAGCATGGGCAGTGCTATCGTCCTCAAGGCCTACCATGTGATCAGAATGAGATGGGGGCAACTGGAAGTAGCTGCACTCCACGTCTTCTTCCGGTGCCTGGTGCAAGTGCAAGTTGGTTAAACCAAGATCTCCAGGCTCTCTAGATTCAGTCCAGGCTACGCTGGGTCTTGCTTGACCTGCATGCTCACGAGGAAGGCTGTTGAATTTGTTTGGATCCTCACCCTTTGAAATCTCCAGGAAACTCAACAGCTCTCTGTCTGCAGTGACTCCCAGGGAATGCCGGGAACGCCTGGTGCTGACATTTCTGTAAGAAGGACTTTGCGGTCTCTGCTGCAAGAAGGGCAGAAATTCTTCAAGTCCTCTCTTTGTCAACACCCCAACATCATTTTCACTGCTGCTCCTGCCAAAAGCTCCAAGATCCCCGGCAACCCATGATCGGCGTTTTAGCTCCAACTCCTTTAATCGCTGTTGCTGTTGAAGTTCTTGGGCCTCCCTTTCCTTGTTTTCCTGtttagaaagagagaaggggcagGGGGAAAGAATTCAAAAATTATAAATTTAACATTTTTACATTTTTCATGTTCTTCCCTGTCATTTGAGTTTGGTTCTTGAGTACAAATTACTATGACAACAATTTTCTGCTTAGGTACCAGTTAAAGCAGGAAAACATTCCCTCCCCCAATGGCATCTATTTAGGCCTGGCTGGTGAAGACGTTATGACATAATTGCTTTTTATGCTCAGGTTCATTATCCTGCAGCTTTCTCTGCAATTCAACTTAATTTGAATATTGTTCTGAATCCTAGTTAAATGGTACTGCTTAAGTAAGCCTccaattataaaaacaaaaccataatgTAGGTCAATGTAATAATGTAATTTACaagtaaatgtaataaaattcTTGGTCAGGTTAAAACTTTCACAAACATAGTATATTGAATGCAGAAGGATACATTCTTAGATATTTATTACTTCTACTCTCAAAGTGCTCTCTCAAATAAGAAGTTGTTTATTTAAAGGGCAAAGGTGCCTATGACATGATTTTTCTTGCTCTTTCTTGAACAGGAAACTCTAAACCTTTGCTCATACATGATTGTATGCAACCTAAAAGCACTAAAGCAAACTAAACATTTTGTGGTTTTGGAAGACTTACAAGTAGAGCATGTGAAGCTGTCTCATACCTGGTCAGACTGCGCGTCTTTTTAGACAAGGGATGCAGCTCCTTTCCCAGGCACACACTTCCATGGGAGAAGGGGATGTTTAAAATTCCCCACTGtgatctcctccttccctccaggtCAACTGATTAGGAAGCTGCTGAGCAGTGGCAAATAGAGAGCTGCTCCTTTCAGAAATGTGATTTTGAGGTAccagctcccaaaagaatagCAAGGAAAGCCTCTGCTTCCTAAAGCTATAGTAGCTGAAGAGGGAGGCAACTGGAGCATTGCAAACATCAGAAGAGACAGGGCATGTCCAATATCCTCCAAGGCTTGCAATACTCTGCCTATTTCCCACTTCAGCTACTGGTTGAAGGGGTGGTTCCCAAGAACGGCAATTTTTCAGTACCATTTGGACAATCACTGAGGAGAGGCTGCTGGAGTGAGCTAAATAGCATATGGGCCAGATACATCCTGCCAGTTTCTCACTTATTGTCTCATCCGAGGCttcttccagactgttgctattttaagGTCTggttcaatcacataccagaaaattcaggttgcacaattcaGATTGATTGGGTGCTCCTGCACAGCAATcccactcccttccccctccctaaaaTATGACTTCTTGCTGTAAGGACCTTGATGGGGAAATGCaagaaaagtgtgggataatgctTGAAGTGACATCCTCTAACCTTCCCACAATCAAATCAGAATGAGTGCTCAATATGTAGCCAATGCCTTCAAATCTCCCTACTAACAAATTAGGATGAACAGTTAAGAAGATCACTCTGGAAGTGACTTgagtggcagtagctctccaggttttAAGGGAGAGATCTTTCCTGTCACCATCtaccctattttttattttaaactggaGGCATCAGTCATTGAATGTGGGAAGcatgtccgcgactggacctaatggtcaggggaccctttacctttaaactctcCTCACCATATGAATGATATGCCCCCATCCAAGCTTCAACAATTGATTAGTTTAGGGCTATGATTGCAAAACAGTATGTCCCCCCACATGGTTAAATTCAATTTCTGAGCAAGCTCAGAATTTGGTAAGGAAAGTCGAATTCAGTATAAGGTTTCTAGGCCATGTGACAATAGGTTTGAAAGCATGTGGACATTGCCTGACGAAAATTCTGAAGACAGAGACTGGCTAAGCAGGAATCCAGGTCAGTTCTTCAGTACCAAatataactactactactacttactactactactactactactactactttagttataccccacccatctggctgggtttccccagccactctgggcagcttacagccaAATATGTTTTGCTCACACAACTAGTACAAATGTGTAAACTGACCCAACAGATAAAGGATTTTCCGTTTTCTATGCAAATCTATAAATCAAGGAATAATGGTTAGGTTTGGGTTTAGCCTCTTGAGCATCCTTGGATCTATTGCAATACTGTTGCAGCCAGCACTTCTGCCacaggcggatttaggggagtgtgagcAGTTTGCCTGCAGTAGGTGTCGACATGAGAGGGTGCCACAACAACAATGgacaatggaaggcaagaggtgggggggcaccagattttggtgtcacacaggatGCTGCTGAAATCTTAAAACCCAAAGTCCACCACAGCTTCTGCGGATGGGGTTTGTTAGGTGACTTCTGCCCAATGGGAGGtgttcaatgctagtcctacagagtagaccaactgaagttaataaacatagaattgtagaatcatgaTTAACCtggctccattcatttcaatgggtgtactctgcAAAAGACTAGCATTCAATTCCACCCAGAGGCTTACCAAAGGCATACAAGAAGGACCATGGAGGAGTAGGAATTGCAACCCAGGTTTCCTACTGCCATATGTTCCAAACATAAAATTGCACACGCCATTTTACGTTTTTATTTAAGTACTCTCTTCATCCAGTTAGCAGCATTTTTATTCTGAGAAGCAACAcctgctgcaaaaataaaaaaatgtacacCGAGTGCACCTGCTTACACTGCTGTTCAACAGTTCAAGGCCACAGATGCATGACCTTTTGGATCAAAAGGAGCCAAATGCTCTTCAGTATACATACAGTATATGACTCCAGGCACTTTGCCTATTGTCGTTTTAAAAAAGCTCCAGTGTTTGCGTGCCTCAGGCACAGAGGCCAATCATGTGGCCACCTGCAGTTTTATCTCTAGACAATGGCTGGTGGTGTCTTTGCTCCCACCCTAAAAAACTGGGTTACAGCAGAATTCCACCCAAACACAAGACAATGGACCTGATAatgccctttccccctcccccattaaaGACAATAAAAACCAAGAAAAGGCATTGTGGGAATTTGCTTGCAGAGATCTAGAGATGAAGGgcactatacaaatttaataagtaaataaattaaaataatcccAAACTGTGCCCAGCAAACAATGAAATTTAAATAGCTACAGTACAGCTTAATAAAATCTTTTCTGTAACAAAATGCTTGGTTTGAGGTTGGAAGAAGGCATTGTTGCAACAACTGTCCTACAACACACACAACTTTGTTCCATTATATCATATGAAGGATTACCACTATTAAAATCATCCAACAGTAATGCAGCTTAGTTACAGAAAAGTCAATGGATATTTCAGGTAATATTCAACAAAGCTTTACTcagaataaattctttaaaataaatcgGCATGATTAAGTTAGATTGGTTAATTTCAAAATGCCAAGTACAACTTAGCTGAATACTACCCTCACAGTTTTTTTTTAGAGATGTTCTTCTTACCTTAACGGCTTTGCTGAACCTAAGACAAAAATCCCTAAATATCTGAAAACACTCTTCCAGTTTCATGGTTTCTTTATCTTCGCATAAGAAGTCCATAAGGGCGTGTGTTTCCTTCAGCAGGTCTCGTTTCCAGCGCTCCAGCTCTTTTATCTCTTTTACAGCAAACTTAAGATAAAACCAAAATACAAATTAGGTCCAAACAGAGACTGACCAATTTTAGCATCTGTTAAAGTCTAGGATTAATGTTAACTGGCTAGAGACTACAGGACTATAGTGTTTGGAGCTGTTTGGCTGAAGCTTTGCTGCCCTAGATGAACATATATACCTTTTCTTCCAGTGGCCGAACAGGTTTTTTGAAACCTTCAAGACCAGTTTATTAGAAGCAATagtgaataaacaaataaaaaagatcAGAAGAAAAATATTCACTGAGCATATTCAGCACAGTGTCCGGAGTGCAGCGGAGCACATAAAACGCTGGAAACTCCTTCCTTGCAAGGTGGTGGTGAGTGAGCTCAAACTCTTGCTCTCTGGTTGTATTTATGATATCCATTTTGGAAAATGATATTTAtgtcctgtattttgcccaaCCTGTCATTtattttgcccaaccaaaggtggcaaccctacttgcCACAAGCATttggttggtcattgtgagaacaggatgctagactgatccagcaagcttatattatgtttttaaatgcacactaCAATTCCATCACAACACATTTTTAGACAGCTTGTAAGAACTCAGCCTTATACCTGCCTTTTAAACATCGTGAGAATTTGCCTATAGGAACACTTGGTTTGAAACTCAAATCCAGATTGAGATTTGACAAACACTGTTCAAGCAATATTTGCTTCATCAAGATAAGATGTTGCAGCCATGGATTTTAAGAAGATTAACTTGTTGTTTTCCTATCCCCCTTTGTTCATAACAAGCATGCACACGGGTACTTGCAAAAACCTTAACTCATCTAATAAAAGAGCATTATTTAACATTGAAGAAGCCAGTGCCAGAAATGTATTAATCTTTTGTTTTCTCGGTGGTTTCCCTTTCAAAGCAAGAAATCAAATGGGGAGCCCAAGGGTTTGCAAATGGGGAGTATGTAAGTGTTGCCTTCAGAAAGGTAGATAATCTTCACTTTGTCAGccatccaaaaaagaaaaaaagtgtcaCTCAACAAGGCATTTATTAAGATAAGCTAAAGGAGCGACATGGAAAATTGGCTCCACCCTTCATATTAGTAGCTTATTCACAAGGATGGGAGAAGCCAAATTTTAAATCAGGTTACTCACCCACCATTTTTAGGAAGTATTATATAAGGTGAACCTTGTAAAATGCAGAGTGAGTCATTTGGAATTACTCCTGATGTTTAAAGCAAAAAACATGGATGCTAAAGAGATTCCAAACATGGCCTAATACTGCAAATTTAGTAGCAATGGGGCAGAATACAATTGTTCAGACACGGTAACAAAATGCTGAGCAGAGCATGGGAACCTATATAGTGGCAACTATAGGAAATGTGCAGCACAGAATCTAAAGTTCTCCGGAGCAATAAACAAATTGCACCTGAATATCTAAAGTGTGAACACAAAAACAGGTTATGAAATTACTGTTTGAACTGGGTTTGTAGACCATGCTTTTGTTACATCTGCTCCAAGCAAACCAGGGCTAGGGCAGCATTCCAGATTCTCCCATCTGCCTGCCAGCAAGCAACGTGACAAGCAGGTCTTGCTCTATAAGCATACCCACCGGGGAATGAGCTTTGCTTAGCAAGCTGAGCCATGATTTCATGCATACTCAGAATCTTAAACCAGGGGTAAGGCAAGAAACCAGAATTAAGCTCTATCTCTTGCACCCAGCCATTGAGAGCAAGATTTGCAGGTCCCCACCCTCAGCTACAGTTGAAGGGTTTTTGGAAAAAATGTGGCTGCTTCTGTTTGGTGCGAAGCCAACCCTTTCTACAGTTTTAGGAGCTATTGCTAGAAAACAGTACGAGCAAATGCTGCTTCCTACAGATGTTTTCAGCCACTCATAAAATAACctcattgattaaaaaaaaaaaaaacaaaaacaaaaacatggtaCTTCACTTTCCTGTAATTCAGAAATCAAAGTTCCATAGAAAGAGAATGatgcaaattattttaaaaaattgggagcTATAAACCAATCAAATCTGATGTGTTAGACACATACCGGTATTCTCTGAGACACTGCCACTGGTGAAGTGTTACTCCAATTACTATTGTACTCATGTACAGAGACAAATGAGACTGTTTCTCATCTCCTCTAACGTCTCCATCAAGCATTTCACAAGAAGCAAACAGGTCTATGGGAAGGGGTCAGGAAGGGGTCAGAAAGCAGCCAGAATCTTTAAGTTTTCCTACATAACTGGGAGAGCTACAAACTTGTTCCTCTTTACAAAAAGCTGGGGTTCTCAGGATGTTACTGGATACCCAGGAAAGCCAAGTTGTGCAATTCACTGGATGACATCAGCATCTTCCCTGCAGACTACCAGTATTTAAACTGAAGCTTTTGTGGAATTGTTTGCAATGGATATCCAAACAtatcaaattaaaataaagctaccctctccaaaaaaacaacaaacgaACCAGCAAACCCAGAGATAAAGGCAGCACATAGGAGGGGTGTCTGCTAGAgggaaaaaatgattttaaaatcttTACTTCTTCACAAGCGAAATATAAATCAATAATTtagttcagaagcattactgaaaTACAGTTTAGGGCCACCTAATTTAAGATGCAATGTGTCCTTGCTCTTCAAAGTAGCAGAGAAAATTGCAACTCTTGATGGCAGTTGCCTAAGCCTGATTGCCCCCACATTCAGCATTCTTCTCTGTAAAAAGGCTCTCTTGAAATGCTTACCAGAAGTATGAAACATTGTGGCAGGGCACTCCTAGACTAAATATTACAGCCTGTTAAGGACATCAGTGAAATTCATCAAGGGTGCAGAATATGGACATAAGAAGGAACTGAAGTGGCAGAAATCTCCCAACAAACCTGGAGGAAGCCTTCCATCTGGTGAAACAGTTCAGAGTCCCGACGAATATTATCCTTAAGAGACTTTGTTTTGACTGAGAGTGAATGGAGCTCTGCTTCTAAACTTTCAAGAGATATTCTGCAAGGAAAGAGTTGTAATTGAAAGCAATTTTAGAGAGAAGAGCTACCCACCAATAAGTGCTGACTACCTAGctaattaaaaacacacatatgACAGCAAGTGTTATAACACAACGAGGTGAACAAACTGGACCTGCCAGTTTAGCAGATCTTCCCACAGTAGAAGATATGACCTAATAATTTCCCCTCCCATTATTTTCAGTGATCAAGGTTTTATGCCAAAGCAATTTCATAAAGAAGTTTCAGTAATGGACTCTGACCAAAGGGCAAAATATTTCCCCAGACTACctgtcacaaaattaaaagagccTGGGATTCCCAAGTCACAGATCTTGGGCACGCAAGCAGTCATAacagtggtggaacatctgcaATATTACAACTCCTGTTCTGTGCAGCCCTGTCCATTCTTGGTACATCATCACAGAAACTTAACTAATTTTTAAGGCAGGGGCTGAGTGCACAATGTTTTTTTCTTGAGGGCAATATTCCCTTGGGAATAATCTGTCAGGAGACACAGACCAATGGTGGGAAGAACCAGAGAGTAAAGTGTTATGGATGAACTAATCCAGAATCTGCTTTCATTTTCACCTTAGATTAGAATCCCAACCCTATTTAGCAGCAAGCTTCTTTTTTTGATGGGTAATTTCGGATATACAGAGTGGTTTTTTAGTGCTGTGTAACAGACCAATACAGCTACTGTTCTGATAGGCAAGTGGAAGTTAATTCTTTTCTAACATTAGCATTTTTTGCACACCCATGGCAGAAGCATACCAATATGCTCTCAAACAGCTTGActggtggggtagggtgggagtgttttttttccccaacCAGAGAAAAATTAAAAGACGGAAACAAAATGTTAATTAAATAGAGTATTGCTCCTTGTTGTAAACCTACACAGAAAGCGAGAAAACACTTTAGGAAGCCAGGAAAAATAAGGGAGGAATTCTAATGGGATGGAAGAATGTGACAGCTTAGTAGGCATGGTTGCATGTGGCCTCGGGGGGGTCACAGGTTGCCTATCATGTTCTTTAAGAAGCTCTAGTCACTTGTCTCATCACCCCCCCGTAACAGAGCTTCCCATCTGGTGatgagagaagaaaaggaacggGCAACATGTATGTTTTCTTAACAGCCACATTATAACTCACTATCAATTAAAAAGAGAACCAATTGTTCTCAGTTCATTAGTTCCCTGCAAATTGATATCAGctctcagttttttttaaaaaaaataaacaactgcaCTATTTCTGCTCAACCTTATATAACTTGACTTTGaattttggttttctgcttgcaggattttttaaaggatttgtcACCAAACCACAGGGATAATTCTTCCCCAAAACAGTTACCCTACCCAGGACAGTTGAGGGAAGTTGTTAAATCACCAAATAATCCCCTGTAATACCAATACTTAACTCTTAATCAGTTGTTCTATCAACAAAATTATGTGGAGACCAATAACCTTGAACAAGTTAGCCCTTAAAGATAAACTCAGAAAACCTCTAAACCTGAAGGCATGCTTCAGGCATCGTTCTATCCACAGTGAAAATGAAACCACAGAGTCTATAGTAAACACTTGTTAAGATCTCAGTTTTCACGCCAAAACTTTGTGCATGTATTGAAGTGCTTCACAAAGAAAGAAGTTCCCAGTCAACGTTCTCAGTTTTCTTGCTTACCTGGCTGCTTCTTGAACGTGCTGTAGTTTGTCTGAAAAGGCTAGAAGAACTCTATCCTTCTTTTGGGCTTCCTAAAACAAACAAGATGACCCCATAAAATTCCACTCCCATTCTGAAACCTACAGAACATAAACTTAAGAGGTCTTTTTGGAAGTGCAGCTGAAGAGGTTTCTGTTTTAAACCTGCTGTGTTTGTTTTAGAAGACTCTCTTTTAGAAGGCTAGGAAGGATCTAATTAAACAAGGTAAGAAAGACATTTTCTATTTTAGAGAGCCTGAGAATTAGTAATCCTTCAGTGAATTCAACCCAGGTGCACTAAGGAGAGCTATTAGGCAAAAGCAGTGTACTAATGCCATGTATGCAATCTAATACAATATTTCCTGCTTAATCTCCACCTAATATCCTCTCTTttctctgtccccctcccccGGCGCCTTCAGATTAGCTGTTAAACCTATTTGCACAGGGATATTCACAAAGTCACAGAAACTAATGCTAAGACTTAGAGCAAACTAGGCAAAGATTAACTATAATCACCATCAAGGTTAAACTAATTGCAAATTGACCATTATATACATGTAAGGAAAATCTCAATCTATGCAGTCAGTTTCAAAAGAAATAAGAGGGCATTGCCCTCCTCTTAAATCTTATGAGAATCACATACACCTGTGAAGTATTATCAGCAAGTAATCCATCAGATCAGGTAGCTTCTTCACAAACAACAATTTAAGATTGGCATAGCTAGGTAGACAGGACAATCTAGAACTGGGAATTTTAAATATAATATCCAGAAAGTGCTTGTTCCAAGACTTCTAACTGCATGCTTACTCTGCATGCTTACTCTGCACATTTCAGCATTGCAACCATAAATTAATGAAACCTGTGAAGAGCTtaacaataaccataaaaattAAATGCCGCTCTTAAATTCTGTGGCATGCATGCCCCCCCAGCCTATCAATCACCTCCCCCTGCTGCTTTTCTGCAGCCTGCTATCTTGGAAATGATTGTTATTTACATACCAAAGCAACAAAATGAAGCAGATTCATCCCAGGCTTGTTTGCTTTTGTATCTGCCAACTTGAGTAATGAGGATAGCTTAAAGCCAACTGCATTGCCAGCATATCCTCCCTAaggagtggagggaggggggttatGGAAAAGACAGACAGAAGAGGTACAAGATGTCAATCTGCAATACTGTAAATTCTGATCCTCTCCCCCAATGCCCCAAAATGAAGCTTGTCCACTTACTGCATTCATAATATTCCCAGCCTGAAGGACCAAGTGCAATATGGAATGTAACTCTTCACAGCACATTagctctgcaaaaaaacaacaacataaggtTCTGAAACCATGGGCTGTTTTCAAATGGCATCCAAGAAAGATTTTATTGCTCCAGAAAAATTGCAGTCAAACTAGGcattattttttttggagggcGATTAAAGGAAAGTTCCCAGGCAAGGTAAGGGAAAAGGCAAAAACCCTACTGCCAAGCCTCACCCTGACTGGAACACTGAGTATTTGGGAATCAACTCTGCAAAGAGTCTGACCAGATTGCCTGTTCACTTAACAGTGATGTACAAACCAGCACTACAGCCTGGTATGGTGCTTGACATTATTTATGGGATAGTtaagtcagcagagcatgagactcttaatcccaaggtcgtgggttcgagacccatgttgggcaaaagattacaaCATTGCAGGGCTTTGGGCTAGATGGCTCACATGGTCTctttcagctctacagttctaggattctattcctAACTGTTAAATGTTTTAAGTCACTCGCTTACCAATAAAAGAAGAGCAAGTAATCTAATAAACCTGAAGAGGCAgaatataccctgtttctcctaaaataagacatagccataaaataagccatagcaggatttctatgcatttgcaaaatataagccgttccccaaaaataagccataccccgaaaataagccatagtgacgtggtaccgcccattaaaacagcctggagaggcgtggctatgcagcgtaccgatgcgacacggttaaaataagacatcccctgaaaataagccatactgtgttttgttgagcgaaaaaaaatataagacggtgtcttattttaggagaaacacggtagatgcAGTTTTGACTATTTAGTATCACCAAGGCTGTCAGACAATGGGCAACTAACCTgtaaccctccaaatgttgctggactacaactctcaccagcccaaACTAGCATGGTCAACAATCAGGGAGCATGAGAGATGTACCGGTAATCCATCATCATCTTGGGGAGTCATAGTTCTTTCAATATACTGATTAACCTAGTGTGCAGCATTGGAAGCCAACACATTGTCAGCCTACAAGCACTTTTTATTCCTCAAC from Lacerta agilis isolate rLacAgi1 chromosome 9, rLacAgi1.pri, whole genome shotgun sequence includes these protein-coding regions:
- the FHDC1 gene encoding FH2 domain-containing protein 1; its protein translation is MHVMNCVSLVNDKENGAISVEAGLMIGDTTEPEEQLPPAPPPPPPLPCPPAEAGFSSQEVVPPPPPPPPLALSRPPLPQLVNGHGHQSKKKRLRSFFWKTIPEEQVRGKNNIWTIGAKQNYQIDTKTMEEFFGQQEETPPRDSKTKTLRRSFKDTKQEINILDAKRSMNIGIFLKQFKKSVESIIEDLHSGRSDLYGSEILRELIKLLPETEEVKKLKDFNGDLSKLCQADSFMYLLIQVPNYSLRLEAMVLKKEFSPSCTSLQKDMTIIRMATKELMCCEELHSILHLVLQAGNIMNAGGYAGNAVGFKLSSLLKLADTKANKPGMNLLHFVALEAQKKDRVLLAFSDKLQHVQEAARISLESLEAELHSLSVKTKSLKDNIRRDSELFHQMEGFLQFAVKEIKELERWKRDLLKETHALMDFLCEDKETMKLEECFQIFRDFCLRFSKAVKENKEREAQELQQQQRLKELELKRRSWVAGDLGAFGRSSSENDVGVLTKRGLEEFLPFLQQRPQSPSYRNVSTRRSRHSLGVTADRELLSFLEISKGEDPNKFNSLPREHAGQARPSVAWTESREPGDLGLTNLHLHQAPEEDVECSYFQLPPSHSDHMVGLEDDSTAHANLYSDQESAGNDKYRFDVPCTKATDAAPWDLSLEEDEQVPGLLKLDPHEPDDVEGLSSVHFEADVRGLETLGDSSLYTPGIVAPPIPAFRKSKADHAAKVAGHSPETLEPGNDSPTSSDGSVSGIQAHGPMFHTSETSDCSLMFDLPEGNDPRLGGNNKVNSKDGAIAPFRNDLQAGGDAVLGLNSLSADKDDSGSKSGLPKEKPVRSKDAAGPKRNSLKDKSSSAAKPGSGPLNHPRPSVRTLNSSENASMRKVVPISRSTKAAPPSCTKKPDPKPAPRDMGAPEARLSRRNSIRGNSIDAAPKPQYKQSTSVEEPKFQRGTAASSSGHFEREPLQHKGSFKKPSSKPVRYVPKSKNDETKMCRSLTKPPSPTEASKSTTAPVPKTPAPVPSFARNTVASSSKCAKVDLPAPSKAPALTRSLSQRLPRMKMTTASDDSYPRESGGGTLKRANSARFIKRNTDNGDLLSVKAEPVLKEQMIMEKSTSLKCKDGNQTTIGKLLNHF